AGGATTGATATTAATGGCAGTAGGATTTAAAGTAGGTATATTTTTCTATGAAACAGGACACCCTGATTTTTTACATAGCTTTTTTTCAACCATGTCCTATCATACAGAGTCTGAAGGTTGGGGCACTAAGTACCCACTATTAATGAAGAATTTATATTTCGACAAGTTACGTTGGGAGGACACAGAAGAAGCACTTCAAAATGTAGAAGAGATAAGAAAAATTTTAAGTGAATTACCTCCTACAGAAGTCATCTGGGATATTGAGCACATGGAAAAACAGCCACCTTGGGGAAATAAAATTCCTAATAAAACAACTAGTTTAGCCAATTATCACGCTACTCCAACAAGTACAACTTTTTTAGATTTACTAAGCAACGCTTTAAACACTGCAAAAAGAAACAAAATTGATATAACAATTTCAAATCTAGGAAAATAAATCCTGCTAGATATCTTATGGTTTCATTTGAGTTTTCATCACTTTACGCTTCGAGGCTGAATAAAAACATTTAAGTCACACTCATATGAGTTGTGGCTTTTATTATGTAATAATTTATAGATTTTCGTAGACATTTCACCCCCTTTATTTTTAAAAATGTTGTCTAACGATAGAAATGCCCCTACGCTACCTATCCTCCCCAGAGGACAAATTTCATTAAAAGTAATACATGAATAACAAAAAAGATATCTCCAAAGGGTCATTTTAACGACCTTCTGGGATACCCTCTTTTTTCGTATATATAAAATAAAGTTATTTATTTTCCTCTTTTTGAACATATACATAAGCATCTTTCTGCTCTTTATGTATATCAACCTTCGAATTCTCTGCAAGTTGACCCGCGTTTAGCAAAGAAAAAATAATGAGCGCTTCTAGTGACATTTCGTTTTACCACTCCTTTCTAATTGTTATACGTTTATCATACCGCTTACATGTGATTTCCGTATGAACTCGAAAAGGAGATTACAACAAAAAGGTTACAGGCATACGAATGCACGCTATAATAACCATAAAATAGGAGGTGGATTCTTTTTGACAATAAACCAAATGGTTCAACTCGGAAGTTCATTTATGTTGTTTATTACTTCAGCACTTATAAGTTGGTATCAGGGGAGTAATCTAATAGATTATCCTGATGAATGGAAATATAGCGCTAAGTTTACGAATTACTTTAAAGGTACCGTTTCAAATTACCAAGATATTTATCAAATCGATTTCTTTATATATGCGGCAAAATTTTATCCAACAGCATTTGTTGTTATGCTCATTAGCTTACTTTATATGCTCATATTAATTCTTCATATTCTATTTACAAGAAAAGATCAGGCAATCTAAACTCATACATAAAAACCCCGAATCATAGACTTTTCAGCCTACAATTCGGGGTACTATTTGTTTTATATTCGTTTCTGATTAGTAACGAATTAAGAAATATTTCTTCTTACCGCGGCGAATGATTGTGAATTTACCTTCGATGCGGTCGTTTTCTGTTACAACGTAGTCTAATGCTTGTGTACGCTCACCGTTTACGTAGATTGCGCCGTTCGTTACATCTTCACGTGCTTGACGTTTTGATGGAGAGATTTTGCTTTCTACAAGTAAGTCGATTAATACTGTATCTTCTGCAGTACGTTCTACAGATGGTACGTCTTTGAATCCTTGTTCGATTTCGCTTGCAGTTAGTTCTGCTACAGAACCGCTGAATAATGCAGCTGAAATTTTAATCGCTTGCTCTAATGCTTCTTCGCCGTGAACAAGTTTTGTCATTTCTGCACCTAATGCTTTTTGTGCTGCACGTTTTTCTGGCGCTTCAGCTACTTGCTTTTCAAGCTCAAGAATTTCTTCATGAGATAAGAATGTGAAGTATTTTAAGTATTTAACAACGTCGCGGTCATCTGTGTTAATCCAGAATTGGTAGAACTCGTAAGGAGTTGTTTTCTCTGGGTCTAACCAGATTGCGCCGCCTTCTGTTTTACCAAACTTCGTACCGTCAGATTTAGTAACTAGTGGAATTGTTAAACCGAATGCTTTCGCATCTTCTTCTGATTTACGGATTAATTCAAGACCAGCTGTAATGTTACCCCATTGGTCACTACCACCGATTTGCAGACGGCAATTATGTTGTTGGTATAAGTTTAAGAAGTCGTATGATTGTAAAATCATGTAACTAAACTCAGTGAATGAAATACCAGTTTCTAAACGAGATGCTACTGTATCTTTTGCTAACATATAGTTTAAACCGAAGTTTTTACCGATATCGCGTAAGAATGAAATGACA
This genomic interval from Bacillus thuringiensis contains the following:
- a CDS encoding immunity 70 family protein, whose protein sequence is MAVGFKVGIFFYETGHPDFLHSFFSTMSYHTESEGWGTKYPLLMKNLYFDKLRWEDTEEALQNVEEIRKILSELPPTEVIWDIEHMEKQPPWGNKIPNKTTSLANYHATPTSTTFLDLLSNALNTAKRNKIDITISNLGK
- a CDS encoding YjdJ family protein, which gives rise to MNSKRRLQQKGYRHTNARYNNHKIGGGFFLTINQMVQLGSSFMLFITSALISWYQGSNLIDYPDEWKYSAKFTNYFKGTVSNYQDIYQIDFFIYAAKFYPTAFVVMLISLLYMLILILHILFTRKDQAI
- the tyrS gene encoding tyrosine--tRNA ligase, producing the protein MGILQDLEFRGLINQQTDAEGLEQLLEKESVKLYCGFDPTADSLHIGHMLPVLMLRRFQLAGHQPIALVGGGTGMIGDPSGKKAERTLNTKDTVAYYTESIKNQLSNFLEFENVDNPATMANNYDWLGSLDVISFLRDIGKNFGLNYMLAKDTVASRLETGISFTEFSYMILQSYDFLNLYQQHNCRLQIGGSDQWGNITAGLELIRKSEEDAKAFGLTIPLVTKSDGTKFGKTEGGAIWLDPEKTTPYEFYQFWINTDDRDVVKYLKYFTFLSHEEILELEKQVAEAPEKRAAQKALGAEMTKLVHGEEALEQAIKISAALFSGSVAELTASEIEQGFKDVPSVERTAEDTVLIDLLVESKISPSKRQAREDVTNGAIYVNGERTQALDYVVTENDRIEGKFTIIRRGKKKYFLIRY